The following are from one region of the Halarcobacter sp. genome:
- a CDS encoding c-type cytochrome, with the protein MKSMVIGGIILIIALIAGTYIVAGDAFDSGDYINSLTFLGAIAIITITVFVALKYVNQIKNDTASGELAEEKWDGIGEYKNPIPTGWGLAFIGTMVWLLWYWTVGYPTNGFSQIGQYNEEVNDYNAKFVSKWENPSEETLTAMGQSVFLVQCAPCHGVDAEGINGKAQNLTQRISKESVEYVIKNGSNNLKDAYPAGMPPMMLTEQADIDAVSSYVAGGFQGEQPAAFAVCAGCHGVDGKGMAYVGPNIREYDDALVLSVLTNGKKGHIGEMPSFKGRLNPTQEKALAAYIRSIGE; encoded by the coding sequence ATGAAATCTATGGTTATAGGTGGAATTATTCTTATCATCGCTTTAATAGCAGGAACTTACATTGTTGCAGGTGATGCTTTTGACAGCGGTGATTATATTAATAGTTTAACATTTTTAGGTGCTATTGCAATTATCACTATTACTGTTTTTGTTGCGCTTAAATATGTAAATCAAATTAAAAATGATACAGCTAGTGGTGAATTAGCTGAAGAAAAATGGGATGGTATTGGTGAGTATAAAAACCCAATTCCTACTGGATGGGGACTTGCATTTATTGGAACAATGGTTTGGTTACTATGGTACTGGACTGTTGGTTATCCAACAAATGGTTTCTCTCAAATTGGTCAGTACAATGAAGAAGTAAATGATTACAATGCAAAATTTGTTTCAAAATGGGAAAATCCATCTGAAGAAACACTTACTGCAATGGGTCAATCAGTATTTTTAGTACAATGTGCACCTTGTCATGGAGTTGATGCTGAAGGTATCAATGGAAAAGCACAAAACTTAACACAAAGAATCTCTAAAGAATCTGTTGAGTATGTTATTAAAAATGGTTCAAATAACTTAAAAGATGCATATCCTGCTGGTATGCCACCTATGATGTTAACTGAGCAAGCTGATATTGATGCAGTTTCTTCATATGTTGCTGGTGGATTCCAAGGTGAACAACCAGCTGCTTTTGCAGTTTGTGCTGGATGTCACGGTGTAGATGGTAAAGGTATGGCTTATGTTGGTCCAAATATTAGAGAATATGATGATGCGTTAGTATTATCAGTATTAACTAATGGTAAAAAAGGTCATATTGGTGAAATGCCAAGCTTCAAAGGTAGACTTAATCCAACACAAGAGAAAGCACTTGCTGCTTACATTAGAAGTATAGGAGAGTAA
- the truB gene encoding tRNA pseudouridine(55) synthase TruB: MQKKLYDNKQLNKLIVVKKPIFRSSNSYLNQIKRKYRNKKAGFSGTLDPFACGCLIVAFGQYSKLFQFLKKTPKTYRTVVWLGASSESLDIENIIDIKDEKKLNEKLVKNEIEKLVGTHEYYPPKFSAKKIDGKRAYDLAREGKDVEMKKSTMNIYDTKFISYRHPFITFEASVSEGSYIRSLAQILLQRLNRVGTLSFLDRLNEGEFKFENEKDLNPIDYLDLKENIYFGDKSYFENGKKIQKKYFKYQEDGKYLIRFDTFFSIIQIENDEIKYLLNKVLLDD, encoded by the coding sequence ATGCAAAAAAAACTTTATGATAATAAGCAATTAAATAAATTAATTGTTGTAAAAAAACCAATATTTAGAAGTTCAAACTCATATCTAAATCAAATAAAAAGAAAATATCGAAATAAAAAAGCAGGATTTTCTGGTACACTTGATCCCTTTGCTTGTGGATGTTTAATTGTTGCATTTGGGCAATATTCTAAACTGTTTCAGTTTTTAAAAAAAACACCTAAAACCTATAGAACTGTTGTTTGGTTAGGGGCAAGTTCAGAATCACTTGATATTGAAAATATCATAGATATAAAAGATGAAAAAAAACTTAATGAAAAACTAGTAAAAAATGAGATTGAAAAACTAGTTGGTACCCATGAATATTATCCTCCTAAATTCTCAGCAAAAAAGATTGATGGGAAAAGAGCTTACGATTTAGCTAGAGAGGGAAAAGATGTTGAAATGAAAAAGTCAACTATGAATATATATGACACTAAATTTATCTCTTATAGACACCCTTTTATAACATTTGAAGCAAGTGTAAGTGAAGGCTCATACATTAGAAGTTTAGCTCAAATTTTACTTCAAAGACTAAATAGGGTAGGTACACTCTCTTTTTTAGATAGATTAAATGAGGGTGAATTTAAATTTGAAAATGAAAAAGATTTAAATCCAATTGACTACTTAGATTTAAAAGAAAACATCTATTTTGGAGATAAAAGTTATTTTGAAAATGGGAAGAAGATTCAAAAAAAATATTTTAAATATCAAGAAGATGGAAAATATCTAATTAGATTTGATACATTTTTTAGTATAATCCAAATAGAAAATGATGAAATCAAATATTTATTAAATAAGGTATTACTGGATGATTAA
- a CDS encoding UvrD-helicase domain-containing protein, translating to MSENFLNSLNESQQSAAKHIDGALLILAGAGSGKTKTITTRLAYLISIGIDPSSILTLTFTNKAATEMRERAYSMIDSTTVNTPPLLCTFHKFGLLFLKFHMSELGRKNSFIIIDNDDKKRILKSIDKEITTSLLVSEISKYKNTLLTPSEAKAAAQLKIYQQIADIYEKYEAYLLKNNLVDFDDLLLLPYLILEKNENLAKEVSQKYQYVMVDEYQDTNELQYKLLRKLCHTHDNLCVVGDDDQSIYGWRGATIKNILNFADNFKDTKVVKLEENYRSTDTILEHANQLIEHNRDRLGKKLKGTRDKGESVKVYESHDENEETRKLIDDITRLVSRGESAKDIAILFRVNALSRSLEEGFNKAGINYRLIGGMKFYERAEIKDLIAYFRILTNSTDNFSFKRIVNKPKRGIGKTTIDKLEAKSIETKKPIFTIIEESSPDELATIVGKKNSRTLKVFIASIMDLRDILDESKMRFLDTFEDTFDYRASFDNVPDGFDRQANIDEFYGYIRDFFIQNPHLNLEDFLNEIALESEQSELTEQAVSMMSIHSSKGLEYKHVFIIGLEEGFFPIIGDGSDIEEERRLGYVALTRAMDTLTLSFVHSRFYKGKRANLLKSRFLSESGLIKGSLTIEKNSAYKKGDLVQHKIFGMGRVQKASKAGKDHKLTINFGGQIRDILSSFVEKI from the coding sequence ATGTCGGAAAATTTTTTAAACTCACTTAATGAATCTCAGCAATCAGCAGCAAAACATATTGATGGTGCACTTCTAATTTTAGCAGGTGCTGGTTCAGGTAAAACAAAAACTATTACAACTAGACTTGCATATCTTATCTCAATAGGGATTGATCCAAGTTCAATATTAACTTTAACATTTACAAATAAAGCTGCAACAGAGATGAGAGAAAGAGCTTATTCTATGATAGATTCAACTACAGTGAATACTCCGCCTTTATTATGTACTTTTCACAAATTTGGACTACTTTTTCTAAAATTTCATATGAGTGAATTAGGAAGAAAAAATTCATTTATAATTATTGATAATGATGACAAAAAAAGAATATTAAAATCAATAGATAAAGAGATTACAACTTCACTTTTAGTTTCAGAAATATCAAAATACAAAAATACATTATTAACTCCAAGTGAAGCAAAAGCTGCAGCTCAATTAAAAATTTATCAGCAAATAGCAGATATATATGAGAAGTATGAAGCATATCTTTTAAAAAATAATTTAGTTGATTTTGATGACCTATTATTATTGCCTTATCTTATATTAGAAAAAAATGAAAATTTAGCAAAAGAGGTTAGTCAAAAGTATCAATATGTAATGGTTGATGAGTATCAAGATACAAATGAATTACAATATAAACTATTAAGAAAACTTTGTCATACCCATGATAATCTTTGTGTTGTTGGTGATGATGACCAATCTATTTATGGTTGGCGTGGTGCAACTATCAAAAATATATTAAATTTTGCAGATAATTTTAAAGATACTAAGGTAGTTAAACTAGAAGAAAACTACAGATCTACAGATACAATTTTAGAACATGCAAATCAGCTTATAGAACACAATAGAGATAGATTAGGAAAGAAACTAAAAGGTACTAGAGACAAGGGTGAAAGTGTAAAAGTTTATGAATCTCATGATGAAAATGAGGAAACAAGAAAACTTATTGATGATATTACCAGATTAGTTTCAAGGGGTGAATCTGCTAAAGATATTGCAATATTATTTAGAGTAAATGCCTTATCAAGATCTTTAGAAGAGGGCTTTAATAAAGCAGGAATCAATTATAGACTTATAGGTGGTATGAAATTCTATGAAAGAGCAGAAATAAAAGATTTAATTGCTTATTTTAGAATTCTTACTAATTCAACTGATAACTTCTCTTTTAAAAGAATTGTAAATAAACCAAAAAGGGGAATTGGAAAAACAACTATTGATAAACTTGAAGCTAAATCAATAGAAACTAAAAAACCAATTTTTACTATTATTGAAGAAAGCTCTCCTGATGAGTTAGCAACAATTGTAGGGAAGAAAAACTCAAGAACATTAAAAGTATTTATTGCTTCAATTATGGATTTAAGAGATATTTTGGATGAATCAAAAATGAGATTTCTAGATACCTTTGAAGATACCTTTGATTATAGAGCTTCATTTGATAATGTACCAGATGGATTTGATAGACAAGCAAATATTGATGAGTTTTACGGATATATCAGAGACTTTTTTATACAAAATCCCCACTTAAATTTAGAAGATTTTTTAAATGAAATAGCTTTAGAATCTGAACAAAGTGAATTAACAGAACAAGCTGTATCTATGATGAGTATCCACTCATCAAAAGGTTTAGAGTATAAACATGTATTTATTATAGGTTTAGAAGAAGGTTTTTTCCCGATTATTGGTGATGGAAGTGATATAGAAGAGGAAAGAAGATTAGGTTATGTAGCCTTAACTAGAGCTATGGATACACTTACTTTATCTTTTGTTCATTCTAGATTTTACAAAGGAAAAAGAGCGAACCTTCTTAAAAGTAGATTTTTAAGTGAATCTGGGCTTATAAAAGGTAGTCTTACTATTGAGAAGAACTCTGCTTATAAAAAAGGTGATTTAGTTCAACATAAAATATTTGGTATGGGAAGAGTACAAAAAGCCTCAAAAGCTGGAAAAGACCATAAATTAACAATTAATTTTGGTGGACAAATAAGAGATATTCTTTCATCATTTGTAGAGAAAATATAA
- the smpB gene encoding SsrA-binding protein SmpB: MSKKEVKKNLVFKNKKAFHDYEILDTMEVGIVLEGSEVKAARDGRVNLKDSFVRIIKNEVFVLNMHITHLSTAHTTFRPNERRDRKLLLHKKEIEKLYSKVTKDGITLVPLKLYFNSKNMIKMQIATARGKKLHDKREDLKQKTLQRDVQQALKNYK; this comes from the coding sequence ATGAGTAAAAAAGAAGTAAAAAAAAATTTAGTATTTAAAAATAAAAAAGCTTTTCATGATTATGAAATATTAGATACAATGGAAGTTGGAATAGTACTTGAAGGTAGTGAAGTTAAGGCTGCTAGAGATGGAAGAGTTAACTTAAAAGATTCATTTGTAAGAATAATTAAAAATGAAGTTTTTGTATTAAATATGCATATCACTCATTTAAGTACAGCACATACAACTTTTAGACCAAATGAGAGAAGAGATAGAAAACTTTTATTACATAAAAAAGAGATTGAAAAGTTATATTCTAAAGTAACAAAAGATGGAATAACTTTAGTTCCTCTTAAACTTTATTTTAATTCAAAAAACATGATAAAAATGCAAATTGCAACTGCAAGAGGGAAAAAACTTCACGATAAGAGAGAAGACTTAAAGCAGAAGACTCTCCAAAGAGACGTGCAACAAGCCTTAAAAAACTACAAATAA
- a CDS encoding 4-(cytidine 5'-diphospho)-2-C-methyl-D-erythritol kinase, with protein sequence MIKQSFAKVNVFLKISGKRDNYHEIVSRFVRVPSLYDVISFDEGRFEDFTLVGNFGCETKKNTIYKAYEKLKDISPKVEEYFKKYCVIVNKSIPEFAGLGGGSSNAATFMLMVNEACTLNLSKDQLATIGVQIGADVPFFIYEYNSANVTGIGEIVEKFDEEVLDFEIITPKIECNTGKIFMRFRDKFYKEIDNQLKDKLLNLKSKEILSLYNIEEANDLYEAASDVYENLKKYDKNGYFFSGSGSSFFKVKYE encoded by the coding sequence ATGATTAAGCAGTCTTTTGCAAAAGTTAATGTATTTTTAAAAATCTCTGGAAAAAGAGATAATTATCATGAAATAGTATCTAGATTTGTAAGAGTGCCTTCTTTATACGATGTAATAAGTTTTGATGAGGGTAGATTTGAAGATTTTACCTTAGTTGGTAATTTTGGTTGTGAAACAAAAAAGAATACAATATATAAAGCCTATGAAAAGTTAAAAGATATATCACCAAAAGTTGAAGAGTATTTTAAAAAATATTGCGTAATAGTAAATAAAAGTATTCCAGAGTTTGCTGGACTTGGTGGTGGCAGTTCAAATGCTGCAACTTTTATGCTTATGGTAAATGAGGCTTGTACTTTAAATTTATCAAAAGATCAGTTAGCTACTATCGGTGTACAAATAGGTGCAGATGTTCCTTTTTTTATATATGAATATAATAGTGCAAATGTTACGGGAATTGGTGAGATTGTAGAAAAATTTGATGAAGAAGTTTTAGATTTTGAAATAATTACTCCAAAAATAGAGTGTAATACAGGTAAAATTTTTATGAGATTTAGAGATAAGTTTTATAAAGAGATAGATAATCAATTAAAAGATAAATTATTAAATCTTAAATCAAAAGAGATTTTATCATTATATAATATAGAAGAGGCAAATGATTTATATGAAGCTGCTTCAGATGTATATGAAAATTTAAAAAAATATGACAAAAATGGATATTTTTTTAGTGGAAGTGGTAGTTCATTTTTCAAGGTAAAATATGAGTAA
- a CDS encoding CcoQ/FixQ family Cbb3-type cytochrome c oxidase assembly chaperone — MDQEALLTFQGYAKFFLILAVFIIFYSYAYSIYKRQRKGERDFEKYSNIVHDDTASSDPLEKRKEEKENKEKEK; from the coding sequence ATGGATCAAGAAGCTTTACTTACGTTCCAAGGTTATGCGAAGTTTTTCCTAATCTTGGCAGTATTTATTATATTTTATTCTTACGCTTATTCTATCTATAAAAGGCAGAGAAAAGGTGAAAGGGATTTTGAAAAATATTCAAATATAGTACATGATGATACAGCTTCTTCTGATCCTCTCGAAAAAAGAAAAGAAGAAAAAGAGAATAAAGAGAAGGAGAAATAA
- the ccoN gene encoding cytochrome-c oxidase, cbb3-type subunit I, translating to MQNGARIEYDYSIAKAFTFATILFGIIGLTLGVVLAFQLAFPELNNLAGEYGTFSRLRPLHTNGVAFGFTMSGIFATWYYVGQRVLKVSLKESPFLLAVGKLHFLVYFITILLAVVTLFAGITTSKEYAEIEWPLDILVVVFWVLWGIGIFGLIGIRRERTLYISLWYYIACFIAVAMLHLFNNLEVPTMLVSGYGSWIHSVSMYAGTNDALVQWWYGHNAVAFVFTTPIIAMIYYFLPKESGQNVYSYKLSILAFWGLMFVYLWAGGHHLIYSTVPDWMQTMGSVMSVVLILPSWGSAINMLLTMKGEWQQLQTNTLIKFMVLASTFYMLSTIEGPIQSIKSVNAIAHFTDWIPGHVHDGVLGWVVFMIMSALFHMAPRMYGREIYSKSLLDTQFWLQTTGIVLYFTSMWIAGITQGMMWRAYDEYGSLVYSFIDTVTVLHPYYTIRAVGGLLYLIGFFMFAYNMYKTATAGRVLDKEPVNASPVAA from the coding sequence ATGCAAAACGGTGCACGAATCGAGTATGATTACTCAATTGCAAAAGCGTTTACATTTGCAACAATTCTGTTTGGTATCATTGGTTTAACGTTAGGTGTTGTACTTGCGTTTCAACTAGCATTTCCTGAGTTAAATAATTTAGCTGGGGAGTATGGTACTTTCAGTAGATTAAGACCTTTACACACTAATGGTGTTGCATTTGGTTTTACTATGAGTGGTATCTTTGCTACATGGTATTATGTAGGTCAAAGAGTATTAAAAGTATCTCTAAAAGAGTCACCATTTTTATTAGCAGTAGGTAAACTACACTTTTTAGTTTATTTTATTACTATTCTTTTAGCTGTAGTTACACTATTTGCAGGTATTACTACATCAAAAGAGTATGCTGAAATTGAATGGCCTTTAGATATTCTTGTTGTTGTTTTCTGGGTATTATGGGGTATTGGAATATTTGGACTAATTGGTATTAGAAGAGAGAGAACATTATATATCTCTTTATGGTATTACATTGCATGTTTCATAGCTGTTGCAATGTTACACTTATTTAATAACTTAGAAGTTCCAACTATGTTAGTATCTGGTTATGGTTCATGGATTCACTCTGTATCTATGTATGCAGGAACAAATGATGCCTTAGTTCAATGGTGGTATGGACACAATGCGGTTGCATTCGTATTTACTACACCAATTATTGCTATGATTTATTATTTCTTACCAAAAGAGTCTGGACAAAATGTTTACTCTTATAAGTTATCTATCTTAGCATTCTGGGGATTAATGTTTGTATATTTATGGGCTGGTGGACACCACTTGATTTATTCAACAGTTCCAGACTGGATGCAAACTATGGGTTCTGTAATGTCAGTTGTTTTAATTTTACCATCATGGGGATCTGCTATTAATATGCTTTTAACTATGAAAGGTGAGTGGCAACAATTACAAACTAATACACTAATTAAATTTATGGTATTAGCTTCAACATTCTATATGTTATCAACAATTGAAGGTCCTATTCAATCAATTAAATCAGTTAACGCAATTGCTCACTTTACTGATTGGATTCCAGGTCACGTTCACGATGGTGTTTTAGGATGGGTTGTATTTATGATTATGTCAGCACTATTCCATATGGCACCAAGAATGTATGGAAGAGAGATTTATTCTAAATCATTATTAGATACACAATTCTGGTTACAAACAACTGGTATTGTTTTATACTTTACGTCTATGTGGATTGCAGGTATTACACAAGGTATGATGTGGAGAGCTTATGACGAATATGGTTCATTAGTTTACTCTTTTATTGATACAGTAACTGTTTTACATCCATACTATACAATTAGAGCTGTTGGTGGGTTATTATACCTAATTGGATTCTTTATGTTCGCATACAACATGTACAAAACTGCAACTGCAGGTAGAGTGCTTGATAAAGAACCAGTAAATGCTTCGCCAGTAGCAGCATAA
- the ccoO gene encoding cytochrome-c oxidase, cbb3-type subunit II, with protein MFHWFEQRPFFFSVLLFIFVAFAGIVEVIPDFAKQSRPTVGTKPYSLLELAGRHVYIKDSCNACHSQLIRPFKSETDRYGMYSLSGEYAYDRPFLWGSKRTGPDLMRVGNYRTTDWHENHMMEPASVVPGSIMPAYPHMFSNMADLDTAYAEAYTVKTVFNTPYDVDLDGDGKVDVELGDYESAIAKAKEEAKAIAADMKNQAVKDAVANGQVPQIVALIAYLNSLK; from the coding sequence ATGTTTCATTGGTTTGAACAAAGACCGTTTTTCTTTTCGGTACTGTTATTTATATTCGTTGCATTTGCAGGTATTGTTGAAGTAATTCCTGATTTTGCAAAACAATCAAGACCTACTGTTGGTACAAAACCATACAGTTTATTAGAGTTAGCGGGTAGACATGTTTATATTAAAGATTCTTGTAATGCTTGTCACTCACAATTAATTAGACCATTCAAGTCAGAAACTGACAGATATGGTATGTATTCATTATCTGGTGAATACGCATATGATAGACCATTCTTATGGGGATCAAAAAGAACTGGTCCAGACTTAATGAGAGTTGGTAATTATAGAACTACAGATTGGCATGAAAATCACATGATGGAACCAGCGTCAGTTGTTCCTGGATCAATTATGCCAGCATATCCGCACATGTTCTCTAACATGGCAGACTTAGATACTGCATATGCTGAAGCTTATACAGTTAAAACTGTATTTAATACACCATATGATGTAGATTTAGATGGTGATGGAAAAGTTGATGTTGAGTTAGGTGATTATGAGTCAGCTATCGCTAAAGCTAAAGAAGAAGCTAAAGCTATTGCTGCTGATATGAAAAATCAAGCTGTAAAAGATGCCGTAGCAAACGGTCAAGTTCCTCAAATTGTTGCATTAATTGCATATTTAAATTCTTTAAAATAA
- a CDS encoding DUF4006 family protein, giving the protein MAGNTEMNDNERGLFSLVHGITGMLIAVVLLLTILVVLGYNAVIVQQNEAQNFYKINQDLNGLEANSPDNHKQYELIGK; this is encoded by the coding sequence ATGGCTGGAAATACAGAAATGAACGACAATGAAAGAGGATTATTTTCTCTAGTACATGGTATTACAGGTATGTTAATTGCAGTAGTTTTACTTCTAACTATTTTAGTCGTATTAGGATACAATGCTGTAATTGTACAACAAAATGAAGCTCAAAATTTTTATAAAATTAATCAAGACCTAAACGGTTTAGAAGCTAATAGTCCTGATAACCATAAACAATATGAGTTAATTGGAAAATAA